Genomic window (Rathayibacter sp. VKM Ac-2760):
CGATCTCGATACGCCCGCTCCGCGGGCTACTCGATCAGCATGGACGCCCGCTCCGCGGGCTACTCGATCAGCATGGGGGCCCGTTGCGCGGGCTGCTCGATCAGCATGGTCCGCTCGCTGCGCGGGCTACTCAGCATCAGCCGCCCGCTCCGCGGACTACTCGATCGGCCTGCCGCTGCTCACAGCGGCATCAGGTCCGGCGCGATGGCGTGGCGCACCTGCTCCTTGAGACCTTGCTCGGGGACCAGGTCGACGGGAGCGCCGAGGATCTCGGCCAGTTCACGCTCGAGGCTCGCGAGCGCGAGGACACCGAGACCGGCCGGGACCGTCACGAGGAGATCGAGGTCGCTGTCGGGTCGATCGTCTCCGCGAGCCGCGGATCCGAAGATCCGCGCGTCGAGGATGCCGCGACGGCGCAGCGCCCGCCGGAGCTCGGCGCGACGGCGCAGGACCCGGTGCCCGACCGGTCCCGAAAGCGCCGCGGCCGGGGCGGCGCTCCGCTCGAGCACGAGGTCGAGGCTGAAGCCGGCCGCCGAGAGGAGACGGCGCAGCGTCGGGACGGTCGGCTCGCGTGCTCCTGTCTCGTAGGCGCTGATCATGCTCTGGGCGACCCCGGCACGCTCCGCCACCTCGCGCTGATGCAGTCCGGCTCGCGATCGCGCCTCGATCAGCAGATCTCCGGTCTCCGTGCGCATGAACGGAGTGTATCAACGATCGTGTATTCATCGGCCGCTCCATGCCTGCGGGCTGTGGCACGAATGCGGGTCGGCCGCAAGTGTCTGCGCGGGATGTCGCGCTGTGGTCGCATGGAGGCCGGACGTCGCCGCAGTGGCGCGTCCACGACGCGAACAGGACCTGCATGCCCACGACCGCGAGTCGGCCGACGATCTTCGCCCTGCACGGGCTCGGCCTCAGCGGCCGCCTCTTCGATCCGCTCGCCGCGGAGCTCGCCGGCACGGCGGACGTGGTGGCGATCGATCTGCCGGGGTACGGCGATCGGAACGACGACGCAGACCTCTCGCTCGAGGCGATGACGACGGCGGCGATCCGCGCGATCCGCGAGAACGGCGCCGCGCGCTGGCTGCTCGTCGGGCACAGCATGGGCGGCAAGGTCGCCTCGCTCGTCGCGGCGCGCACGCTCTCCGGCCGGTCGGGGCTGTTCGGGCTCGCCGGGGTCGTCCTGCTCGCCGGCTCGCCGCTCTCGCCCGAGCCCATGCCGGAGGAGAAGCGCGCCGAGATGCTCGGCTGGGTCGCCGACGGTCCCCTCGACGAGGAGCAGGCGCGCACCTTCCTCGAGCAGAACATCGGCGGCCAGCTGCCCGCCGCCCAGGAGTCGCAGTCGCTCGCCGATCTGCGCCGCTCCTCCCCCGCCGCCTGGCGCGAGTGGCTGGAGACCGGCAGCCGCGAGGACCGGACGGACGCGGCCCGCGCGCTCGCGGCGCTGCCCGCCCTGCTGATCGCGGGCGGCGACGACGGCGACCTCGGCGCCGACGGCCAGCGCACGACCAACGCGCGCACCTACCCGCGCGCCCGCCTGCTCGAGCTGCCCGGCGCCGGCCACCTGCTGCCCGTGGAGCGGCCGGCCGAGGTCGCCGCCGCGATCCGCGCCTTCTGGCGCGACGAGGCCGGCACCGGACCGGCCGTCCCCGACGACGCCACGACAACCATCCGCTCGGCGCGCACCTCCTCCCGCGTGCGCGCGATCTTCGCCGCGCGACTGCTCGCCGACGACCCGGGCCGCGCGCCGGCGGCGCTCACGGCCGCCCAGCTGGCCACGCTCCGCGCGATCGCGGACCGCGTGGTGCCGCAGGACGAGGACGCCGGCCGGATCGATCTCGCCGCCCGCGTCGACGCGCAGCTGGCGGCCGGGCGCGGCGACGGCTGGCGGAACGCCGAGCTGCCCCGCGACACCGAGGCGTACGCGCTCGCGCTCGACGCACTCGCCGGTTTCGCCGACCTGACCGCCGCGGAGCAGGACGCGCGGCTGGAGTCGCTCGGCTCCGCACCGCTCGGGGCGTTCGGCGCCGACCAGGCGAAGGCCTGGTTCGAGGACTGCTGCAACGACCTGGTCCGCCAGTGGCTCGCGCACCCGGCGAGCATGGCGCGCATCGGGTTCGACGGCTACGCGACCGGAGGCGACACCCTGCCGCTCTCCGGCTTCACCTCCCTCGCCGCCGGCGAACGGGACGCCTGGGAGCCCGACACAGGGAGCGCCAGCACGAACACGACCAGCACCAGCACGAGGAGCCACGAGTGAACATCGCCGGCATGCGCCGCTACTCCCCCGACGAGGTCGTGGACGCCGTCGTGATCGGGACCGGCGCCGGTGGCGCCCCGATCCTGGCGACCCTCGCCGCGCGCGGCCTGCGGGTCGTCGCGCTCGAGGCCGGCCCGCACTTCGACCCGCTCGACTTCACCGCCGACGAGACCGAGGCGACCGAGATCAACTGGATGGAGGAGCGCCTCAGCGGCGGCAGCACGCCCACCGCCTTCGGCCCGAACAACAGCGGACGCGGCGTCGGCGGCTCCACCCTGCACTGGGGCGCGTTCACTCCGCGCCCCGACCCGCGCGACCTGCGGCTGCGCAGCGAGAGCGGCGTCGGCCGCGACTGGCCGGTCTCGCACGCCGAGCTGCTCCCGTACCTCGAGCGCGCCGAGGCGACGATCGGCGTCTCCGGGCCGGCCGACTACCCGTGGGACCCCGCGCGGCGCTACCTGCAGGGACCGGTCGGCCGCAACGCGTCAGCCGAGATGATGCTGCGCGGCTGCGCCGCCCTCGGGATCCGCGCGACCGACGCGCCCGCCGCCGTGCTCAGCCAGGACCGGCACCAGGACGAGCACGGCGAGCGCCCCGCCTGCCGCAACTGCGGCCAGTGCCACCAGGGCTGCCGCACCGGCGCCAAGGCGAGCATGGACACCACCTACCTGCCGCTCGCGGTGCGCGACGGCGCCGAGATCCGCGCCGACTCCTTCGTGCACGGCATCGAGCTGGACGCGGCCGGGAAGGTCAGCGCGGTCGTCTACACCTCGGAGGGGGTCGAGCGCCGGCAGCGCTGCTCCGCCCTGTTCCTCTGCGCCGGCGGCGTGGAGACGCCGCGCCTGCTGCTGCACACCGGGATCGCGAACAGCAGCGGGATGGTCGGCCGCAACTTCCTGGCGCACGGCGCCACCCAGGTCTGGGGCACCTTCGACACCGAGATGCGCGGCTACCGCGGCTATCCCTCCTCCGTGATCACGGAGGACACCGTGCGCCCGGCCGACGCCGACTTCGCCGGCGGCTACCTCATCCAGAGCCTCGGCACGATGCCGCTCAC
Coding sequences:
- a CDS encoding XRE family transcriptional regulator is translated as MRTETGDLLIEARSRAGLHQREVAERAGVAQSMISAYETGAREPTVPTLRRLLSAAGFSLDLVLERSAAPAAALSGPVGHRVLRRRAELRRALRRRGILDARIFGSAARGDDRPDSDLDLLVTVPAGLGVLALASLERELAEILGAPVDLVPEQGLKEQVRHAIAPDLMPL
- a CDS encoding alpha/beta hydrolase, yielding MPTTASRPTIFALHGLGLSGRLFDPLAAELAGTADVVAIDLPGYGDRNDDADLSLEAMTTAAIRAIRENGAARWLLVGHSMGGKVASLVAARTLSGRSGLFGLAGVVLLAGSPLSPEPMPEEKRAEMLGWVADGPLDEEQARTFLEQNIGGQLPAAQESQSLADLRRSSPAAWREWLETGSREDRTDAARALAALPALLIAGGDDGDLGADGQRTTNARTYPRARLLELPGAGHLLPVERPAEVAAAIRAFWRDEAGTGPAVPDDATTTIRSARTSSRVRAIFAARLLADDPGRAPAALTAAQLATLRAIADRVVPQDEDAGRIDLAARVDAQLAAGRGDGWRNAELPRDTEAYALALDALAGFADLTAAEQDARLESLGSAPLGAFGADQAKAWFEDCCNDLVRQWLAHPASMARIGFDGYATGGDTLPLSGFTSLAAGERDAWEPDTGSASTNTTSTSTRSHE
- a CDS encoding GMC family oxidoreductase yields the protein MNIAGMRRYSPDEVVDAVVIGTGAGGAPILATLAARGLRVVALEAGPHFDPLDFTADETEATEINWMEERLSGGSTPTAFGPNNSGRGVGGSTLHWGAFTPRPDPRDLRLRSESGVGRDWPVSHAELLPYLERAEATIGVSGPADYPWDPARRYLQGPVGRNASAEMMLRGCAALGIRATDAPAAVLSQDRHQDEHGERPACRNCGQCHQGCRTGAKASMDTTYLPLAVRDGAEIRADSFVHGIELDAAGKVSAVVYTSEGVERRQRCSALFLCAGGVETPRLLLHTGIANSSGMVGRNFLAHGATQVWGTFDTEMRGYRGYPSSVITEDTVRPADADFAGGYLIQSLGTMPLTQATSFVRGAGLWGPSLMTALDEYRYMAGVGINAECLPSDGNRLELTDELDEHGVPKARITFSPGSNEEAIDRHAIRTLTAIVEAAGATRTMTVARTAHTLGTCRMGTDPADAVVDSDGRSFDVPNLFVCDNSVFPSAVIANPALPTIALALRTADRFLAA